The nucleotide window CCAGCTTTCCTACCTGGACCGCAGGGCGACCCGGCGGATTCCGGACACACTGCTTCTTCTCACCCATCCCCATGTCTACACCCTGGGCCGCGCCGGAGACGAGGCGAACCTGCTCGTGTCCAGGGAAACGCTTGCGGCGGAGGAGATTTCCGTCGAGCGTGTGGGCAGGGGCGGCGACATCACCTACCACGGGCCGGGGCAACTGGTCGGCTACCCGATCGTCCGGATGGAAAAACCGGACGTCCACAGGTTCGTCCGGTCGATCGAGGCGGCGTTGATCGACGCCGTGCGCGCGTTCGGCGTCGAATCCCGGCGGATCGAGGGGCTGACGGGTGTGTGGGCGGGGGAGCGGAAGATCGCGT belongs to Deltaproteobacteria bacterium CG2_30_66_27 and includes:
- a CDS encoding lipoyl(octanoyl) transferase, which encodes METVWLGEVAYREALDLQLSYLDRRATRRIPDTLLLLTHPHVYTLGRAGDEANLLVSRETLAAEEISVERVGRGGDITYHGPGQLVGYPIVRMEKPDVHRFVRSIEAALIDAVRAFGVESRRIEGLTGVWAGERKIASIGVGIRRWVTYHGFALNVTTDLSYFRRIHLCGLKGREATSIAQESGSAPPMEAVRGVVAEACGRRLEGFA